In the Pleuronectes platessa chromosome 8, fPlePla1.1, whole genome shotgun sequence genome, one interval contains:
- the LOC128445403 gene encoding uncharacterized protein LOC128445403 isoform X5 — MLILFQLLLLLGETRSAFDQIFETKTADVGDEVKLMCSRRQKTVKQEPGSFVLYINKAEPSDAGVYYCMEQLNLDLKLLIGTFLKIKGPEPDITAVIQVRPSDPVGSGDSVTLQCSVLSGSDNHTCPRYDKLYWFRANESHPSLVYVHGSSGDECDVSLEAHSPHRCVFNFCKSFSSSDSGTYYCAVVTCGEILFGHGIKLENEVVNMWNLQKANTVLFLLSAALAISLIVVVVLLKKKTCDCCKAGVSLQTETAAVGGNPPSQQRHEDSLVYSAPTFSRRKAGKTTRRGNVKPADEETVYSDVRAYVID, encoded by the exons ATGCTGATCTTATtccaactgctgctgctgctcggagaGACGC GAAGCGCATTCGATCAGATCTTTGAGACAAAGACTGCTGATGTCGGAGATGAAGTGAAGTTGATGTGCAGCCGCCGCCAGAAGACGG TCAAACAAGAGCCTGGAAGCTTTGTTCTGTACATTAACAAAGCAGAGCCGAGTGATGCTGGAGTTTACTACTGCATGGAACAACTTAACCTTGACCTGAAATTATTGATTGGAACCTTTCTAAAAATTAAAG GACCAGAACCTGATATAACTGCCGTCATTCAAGTCCGTCCATCTGACCCGGTCGGTTCAGGAGACTCTGTGACTCTGCAGTGTTCCGTCCTGTCCGGCTCTGACAACCACACATGTCCAAGATATGACAAGCTGTACTGGTTCAGAGCTAATGAATCTCATCCCAGTTTAGTTTATGTTCATGGCAGTAGTGGTGATGAATGCGACGTGAGCCTTGAAGCTCACTCACCCCATAGATGTGTCTTCAATTTCTGTAAGAGCTTTAGTTCCTCTGATTCTGGGACTTATTACTGCGCTGTGGTCACATGTGGAGAGATTTTATTCGGACATGGAATAAAACTGGAAAATGAAG TGGTCAACATGTGGAATCTACAGAAGGCCAATACAGTTCTGTTTCTGTTAAGTGCTGCATTGGCGATAAGTCTGATTGTTGTTGTCGtcctgttaaaaaagaaaacgtgtGATTGTTGCAAAG CTGGAGTTTCTTTACAAACAGAGACTGCAGCAGTCGGTGGTAATCCACCAAGTCAGCAG AGACACGAGGACTCTTTGGTTTATTCTGCACCAACCTTCAGCAGGAGGAAGGCTGGCAAAACAACCAGGAGAGGAAATGTAAAACCTGCAGATGAAGAAACGGTCTACTCTGATGTCAGAGCTTATGTGATAGATTAA
- the LOC128445403 gene encoding uncharacterized protein LOC128445403 isoform X2 has protein sequence MLILFQLLLLLGETRSAFDQIFETKTADVGDEVKLMCSRRQKTGVYARLFWIRLVSQKLPEFLGGTYTHNYPRVNKTPHLAVKQEPGSFVLYINKAEPSDAGVYYCMEQLNLDLKLLIGTFLKIKGPEPDITAVIQVRPSDPVGSGDSVTLQCSVLSGSDNHTCPRYDKLYWFRANESHPSLVYVHGSSGDECDVSLEAHSPHRCVFNFCKSFSSSDSGTYYCAVVTCGEILFGHGIKLENEVVNMWNLQKANTVLFLLSAALAISLIVVVVLLKKKTCDCCKAGVSLQTETAAVGGNPPSQQRHEDSLVYSAPTFSRRKAGKTTRRGNVKPADEETVYSDVRAYVID, from the exons ATGCTGATCTTATtccaactgctgctgctgctcggagaGACGC GAAGCGCATTCGATCAGATCTTTGAGACAAAGACTGCTGATGTCGGAGATGAAGTGAAGTTGATGTGCAGCCGCCGCCAGAAGACGGGTGTATACGCCAGATTATTTTGGATCCGGCTTGTTTCTCAAAAGTTGCCTGAATTCTTGGGAGGAACATATACCCATAATTACCCTCGTGTTAATAAGACTCCTCACTTAGCAGTCAAACAAGAGCCTGGAAGCTTTGTTCTGTACATTAACAAAGCAGAGCCGAGTGATGCTGGAGTTTACTACTGCATGGAACAACTTAACCTTGACCTGAAATTATTGATTGGAACCTTTCTAAAAATTAAAG GACCAGAACCTGATATAACTGCCGTCATTCAAGTCCGTCCATCTGACCCGGTCGGTTCAGGAGACTCTGTGACTCTGCAGTGTTCCGTCCTGTCCGGCTCTGACAACCACACATGTCCAAGATATGACAAGCTGTACTGGTTCAGAGCTAATGAATCTCATCCCAGTTTAGTTTATGTTCATGGCAGTAGTGGTGATGAATGCGACGTGAGCCTTGAAGCTCACTCACCCCATAGATGTGTCTTCAATTTCTGTAAGAGCTTTAGTTCCTCTGATTCTGGGACTTATTACTGCGCTGTGGTCACATGTGGAGAGATTTTATTCGGACATGGAATAAAACTGGAAAATGAAG TGGTCAACATGTGGAATCTACAGAAGGCCAATACAGTTCTGTTTCTGTTAAGTGCTGCATTGGCGATAAGTCTGATTGTTGTTGTCGtcctgttaaaaaagaaaacgtgtGATTGTTGCAAAG CTGGAGTTTCTTTACAAACAGAGACTGCAGCAGTCGGTGGTAATCCACCAAGTCAGCAG AGACACGAGGACTCTTTGGTTTATTCTGCACCAACCTTCAGCAGGAGGAAGGCTGGCAAAACAACCAGGAGAGGAAATGTAAAACCTGCAGATGAAGAAACGGTCTACTCTGATGTCAGAGCTTATGTGATAGATTAA
- the LOC128445403 gene encoding uncharacterized protein LOC128445403 isoform X6, producing MLILFQLLLLLGATRSAFDQIFETKTADVGDEVKLMCSRRQKTVKQEPGSFVLYINKAEPSDAGVYYCMEQLNLDLKLLIGTFLKIKGPEPDITAVIQVRPSDPVGSGDSVTLQCSVLSGSDNHTCPRYDKLYWFRANESHPSLVYVHGSSGDECDVSLEAHSPHRCVFNFCKSFSSSDSGTYYCAVVTCGEILFGHGIKLENEVVNMWNLQKANTVLFLLSAALAISLIVVVVLLKKKTCDCCKAGVSLQTETAAVGGNPPSQQRHEDSLVYSAPTFSRRKAGKTTRRGNVKPADEETVYSDVRAYVID from the exons GAAGCGCATTCGATCAGATCTTTGAGACAAAGACTGCTGATGTCGGAGATGAAGTGAAGTTGATGTGCAGCCGCCGCCAGAAGACGG TCAAACAAGAGCCTGGAAGCTTTGTTCTGTACATTAACAAAGCAGAGCCGAGTGATGCTGGAGTTTACTACTGCATGGAACAACTTAACCTTGACCTGAAATTATTGATTGGAACCTTTCTAAAAATTAAAG GACCAGAACCTGATATAACTGCCGTCATTCAAGTCCGTCCATCTGACCCGGTCGGTTCAGGAGACTCTGTGACTCTGCAGTGTTCCGTCCTGTCCGGCTCTGACAACCACACATGTCCAAGATATGACAAGCTGTACTGGTTCAGAGCTAATGAATCTCATCCCAGTTTAGTTTATGTTCATGGCAGTAGTGGTGATGAATGCGACGTGAGCCTTGAAGCTCACTCACCCCATAGATGTGTCTTCAATTTCTGTAAGAGCTTTAGTTCCTCTGATTCTGGGACTTATTACTGCGCTGTGGTCACATGTGGAGAGATTTTATTCGGACATGGAATAAAACTGGAAAATGAAG TGGTCAACATGTGGAATCTACAGAAGGCCAATACAGTTCTGTTTCTGTTAAGTGCTGCATTGGCGATAAGTCTGATTGTTGTTGTCGtcctgttaaaaaagaaaacgtgtGATTGTTGCAAAG CTGGAGTTTCTTTACAAACAGAGACTGCAGCAGTCGGTGGTAATCCACCAAGTCAGCAG AGACACGAGGACTCTTTGGTTTATTCTGCACCAACCTTCAGCAGGAGGAAGGCTGGCAAAACAACCAGGAGAGGAAATGTAAAACCTGCAGATGAAGAAACGGTCTACTCTGATGTCAGAGCTTATGTGATAGATTAA
- the LOC128445403 gene encoding uncharacterized protein LOC128445403 isoform X7, with protein sequence MLILFQLLLLLGETLKQEPGSFVLYINKAEPSDAGVYYCMEQLNLDLKLLIGTFLKIKGPEPDITAVIQVRPSDPVGSGDSVTLQCSVLSGSDNHTCPRYDKLYWFRANESHPSLVYVHGSSGDECDVSLEAHSPHRCVFNFCKSFSSSDSGTYYCAVVTCGEILFGHGIKLENEVVNMWNLQKANTVLFLLSAALAISLIVVVVLLKKKTCDCCKAGVSLQTETAAVGGNPPSQQRHEDSLVYSAPTFSRRKAGKTTRRGNVKPADEETVYSDVRAYVID encoded by the exons ATGCTGATCTTATtccaactgctgctgctgctcggagaGACGC TCAAACAAGAGCCTGGAAGCTTTGTTCTGTACATTAACAAAGCAGAGCCGAGTGATGCTGGAGTTTACTACTGCATGGAACAACTTAACCTTGACCTGAAATTATTGATTGGAACCTTTCTAAAAATTAAAG GACCAGAACCTGATATAACTGCCGTCATTCAAGTCCGTCCATCTGACCCGGTCGGTTCAGGAGACTCTGTGACTCTGCAGTGTTCCGTCCTGTCCGGCTCTGACAACCACACATGTCCAAGATATGACAAGCTGTACTGGTTCAGAGCTAATGAATCTCATCCCAGTTTAGTTTATGTTCATGGCAGTAGTGGTGATGAATGCGACGTGAGCCTTGAAGCTCACTCACCCCATAGATGTGTCTTCAATTTCTGTAAGAGCTTTAGTTCCTCTGATTCTGGGACTTATTACTGCGCTGTGGTCACATGTGGAGAGATTTTATTCGGACATGGAATAAAACTGGAAAATGAAG TGGTCAACATGTGGAATCTACAGAAGGCCAATACAGTTCTGTTTCTGTTAAGTGCTGCATTGGCGATAAGTCTGATTGTTGTTGTCGtcctgttaaaaaagaaaacgtgtGATTGTTGCAAAG CTGGAGTTTCTTTACAAACAGAGACTGCAGCAGTCGGTGGTAATCCACCAAGTCAGCAG AGACACGAGGACTCTTTGGTTTATTCTGCACCAACCTTCAGCAGGAGGAAGGCTGGCAAAACAACCAGGAGAGGAAATGTAAAACCTGCAGATGAAGAAACGGTCTACTCTGATGTCAGAGCTTATGTGATAGATTAA
- the LOC128445403 gene encoding uncharacterized protein LOC128445403 isoform X1: MLILFQLLLLLGATRSAFDQIFETKTADVGDEVKLMCSRRQKTGVYARLFWIRLVSQKLPEFLGGTYTHNYPRVNKTPHLAVKQEPGSFVLYINKAEPSDAGVYYCMEQLNLDLKLLIGTFLKIKGPEPDITAVIQVRPSDPVGSGDSVTLQCSVLSGSDNHTCPRYDKLYWFRANESHPSLVYVHGSSGDECDVSLEAHSPHRCVFNFCKSFSSSDSGTYYCAVVTCGEILFGHGIKLENEVVNMWNLQKANTVLFLLSAALAISLIVVVVLLKKKTCDCCKAGVSLQTETAAVGGNPPSQQRHEDSLVYSAPTFSRRKAGKTTRRGNVKPADEETVYSDVRAYVID; the protein is encoded by the exons GAAGCGCATTCGATCAGATCTTTGAGACAAAGACTGCTGATGTCGGAGATGAAGTGAAGTTGATGTGCAGCCGCCGCCAGAAGACGGGTGTATACGCCAGATTATTTTGGATCCGGCTTGTTTCTCAAAAGTTGCCTGAATTCTTGGGAGGAACATATACCCATAATTACCCTCGTGTTAATAAGACTCCTCACTTAGCAGTCAAACAAGAGCCTGGAAGCTTTGTTCTGTACATTAACAAAGCAGAGCCGAGTGATGCTGGAGTTTACTACTGCATGGAACAACTTAACCTTGACCTGAAATTATTGATTGGAACCTTTCTAAAAATTAAAG GACCAGAACCTGATATAACTGCCGTCATTCAAGTCCGTCCATCTGACCCGGTCGGTTCAGGAGACTCTGTGACTCTGCAGTGTTCCGTCCTGTCCGGCTCTGACAACCACACATGTCCAAGATATGACAAGCTGTACTGGTTCAGAGCTAATGAATCTCATCCCAGTTTAGTTTATGTTCATGGCAGTAGTGGTGATGAATGCGACGTGAGCCTTGAAGCTCACTCACCCCATAGATGTGTCTTCAATTTCTGTAAGAGCTTTAGTTCCTCTGATTCTGGGACTTATTACTGCGCTGTGGTCACATGTGGAGAGATTTTATTCGGACATGGAATAAAACTGGAAAATGAAG TGGTCAACATGTGGAATCTACAGAAGGCCAATACAGTTCTGTTTCTGTTAAGTGCTGCATTGGCGATAAGTCTGATTGTTGTTGTCGtcctgttaaaaaagaaaacgtgtGATTGTTGCAAAG CTGGAGTTTCTTTACAAACAGAGACTGCAGCAGTCGGTGGTAATCCACCAAGTCAGCAG AGACACGAGGACTCTTTGGTTTATTCTGCACCAACCTTCAGCAGGAGGAAGGCTGGCAAAACAACCAGGAGAGGAAATGTAAAACCTGCAGATGAAGAAACGGTCTACTCTGATGTCAGAGCTTATGTGATAGATTAA